The nucleotide sequence ACCACAAATGTCTCCCTTCGCGTTTTCTACACACTTTCTTTTTGTGTAACCACAGCCTCTGTTCTTATCATTCTTCAGAATTCTGATTCTGGAGTCGCTTTTGTGTTTTTCATAAACTGCATGGCTACTGTCAGTAGAAGCGTCATCAACAATGACTATTTCCCAATTTTCATGGGTTTGGGCAAAAATGCTTTGCAGGCATTCTTCAAGATATTGCCCATTGTTATAGTTCGCAATTAATGCAGAAAAAAGTGGCTTATCACTCTTTTGTGTTAGATTGCTACTTTCTGAGTTTTCTTTCATTTTCTATTAACGGGTCAATAATACAATGTTAATCAGCACACCCAAATACTTCTCGATACTAAAGCGTTCTTTCATTCTTAGTTCACCTTAATTTCCCATTTCTTTTGCCTTTTCCGGGTTTTCATGCATCCATAGCATTTGTTAAGTCATGCCCTCAATGTTATAGCTTTTGTGCAATTAGATTGGTTTCATTATGGAGCATTTCATCGGGAATGCCGGAATAATAAACTCCTTTCAAGGTAATTAAAAACTGATGAATGCAATAATCGACTTGCGACAATCCAAGACTTGTTTACAAGAAATGCATTCCCGGATTGGTTGTAGCTTTTTTTATTGCATTAATTTCAGAAGCTAATTTTTTTAGTCTTTGATATCTCGTCATTGTAATTCTTGTATCATCAAACCGCAACCTTAATAATCCCTTAATAATTCGTTTACGTTGTACTGATAAATAACTATAAATATCCACTTCCTGACCCGGATCAGAATATTTTAAAATAAGTTGTCGAATCTTAAATTCTTCTGAATTGGTGAAATATTGATTAGGTTCTCTTTCATGTCGGTCATGAAAGATACTTACATGAGGATAAACACCCACCTTGAGACCATGATTTCTGAGGCGATGCAGGTAATTATCGTCTTCAGCATAAAGAAAAAATAACGGGCTAAATCCACCAACCGTTTCAATGGTTTTACGATATAATAACCAGGCTGCTGCATTCACAAATTCTACTTCATAAATTTCATCCTTAAGTTTTCCAAGCCATTTATCTGAATAAAGCTTCGGACAAAACTTTGGTATTATATACTGGGAAAAGTATTGATCCAATGCATCCCCGCTTCCATTTAAATGGACAGGACTTACAATACCAAACTCTGGCTCCCTTTGTTGAGCCTGAATGAGTTTCTCAATCGTATCCGGTTCCACCCAAGCATCCTGATTGAGTAAGAAAACATAATCAGCACCGGCATCATAGGCTTTTCTTATTCCAACGTTGTTGGCTTTACCAAACCCGAGATTATCGCTATTTTGAATTACCTGCACCAATGGGAATTTATTGCGAATGATTTCTGGAGTTCCATCGGTTGAGCCATTGTCAATAGCGATTATATTTACTGGAATAGTTGATTGCTGCAGACTTCCAAAGCATTTTTCAATCCACCTAGTGGCGTTGTAGGTAACGACTATAACATAGCTAAGCATAAAAAAGTCTTCTTATAATTGATGGAATAAGTTGAAAAACATTGCGCTTTTTTTGTTTGACTGGCTTAAGAACACTAACTAGATTATCTAGTGCAACTAATGTTTTTGGTAAAAAAATTTTTTTATGTACGTCATTAGTTAGGTATGATAATATAGCAATGTGATACTGTACAATTTTTCTATGCATTTCTTGTGGCTCAAGCGATGAGTATGTTCCAACACCGCGCCGGTAAATTCCCATATAATCATCTAACCGATATAAATACCCTTTTTCAGAAAGAAGAATAAAAAGAAAATAATCACCAACAGGACTGTATTCCATCTCAAAAGGAAATTTTATCAGTTGATTTCTAAATACAACCGAGCAGGTGTGAATAAAATTTCCAATTTTAAGCAGGTCATTGATTGTGATCATCTTCTTATCTATGACAGCCTGATATCTCCTTTCAATTGATTCATCATCAGTTAGTTTTCCAGACCAATCTGCATATATTTTATGAAAACACATCACATACTTCTCATTCCCCTCCAAAAAATCCACCTGCTTCTGCAGCTTCATCGGGTCGGTCCAGTAGTCGTCGCCTTCGCAGAGGGCTTCGTACTTTCCGATACGCCAACTTGAGAAGTCCGCCCTACGTTTACGTTTATCG is from Bacteroidales bacterium and encodes:
- a CDS encoding glycosyltransferase family 2 protein: MKENSESSNLTQKSDKPLFSALIANYNNGQYLEECLQSIFAQTHENWEIVIVDDASTDSSHAVYEKHKSDSRIRILKNDKNRGCGYTKRKCVENAKGDICG
- a CDS encoding glycosyltransferase, with the translated sequence MEEENKYYYTPLPEPIPITEQAWPEGTLPLVHTRTMTYMHENFIRECIEGILMQKTTFPVQVLIHDDASTDNTAEIVREYELKYPRLIKAYYQKENSYTKPDKRKRRADFSSWRIGKYEALCEGDDYWTDPMKLQKQVDFLEGNEKYVMCFHKIYADWSGKLTDDESIERRYQAVIDKKMITINDLLKIGNFIHTCSVVFRNQLIKFPFEMEYSPVGDYFLFILLSEKGYLYRLDDYMGIYRRGVGTYSSLEPQEMHRKIVQYHIAILSYLTNDVHKKIFLPKTLVALDNLVSVLKPVKQKKRNVFQLIPSIIRRLFYA
- a CDS encoding glycosyltransferase family 2 protein; translated protein: MLSYVIVVTYNATRWIEKCFGSLQQSTIPVNIIAIDNGSTDGTPEIIRNKFPLVQVIQNSDNLGFGKANNVGIRKAYDAGADYVFLLNQDAWVEPDTIEKLIQAQQREPEFGIVSPVHLNGSGDALDQYFSQYIIPKFCPKLYSDKWLGKLKDEIYEVEFVNAAAWLLYRKTIETVGGFSPLFFLYAEDDNYLHRLRNHGLKVGVYPHVSIFHDRHEREPNQYFTNSEEFKIRQLILKYSDPGQEVDIYSYLSVQRKRIIKGLLRLRFDDTRITMTRYQRLKKLASEINAIKKATTNPGMHFL